A window of the Zeugodacus cucurbitae isolate PBARC_wt_2022May chromosome 2, idZeuCucr1.2, whole genome shotgun sequence genome harbors these coding sequences:
- the LOC105210101 gene encoding LOW QUALITY PROTEIN: exocyst complex component 4 (The sequence of the model RefSeq protein was modified relative to this genomic sequence to represent the inferred CDS: substituted 1 base at 1 genomic stop codon), protein MSQPSHLPPQPIPISVINRGTAATTAEQRRASFARRAESLVERVRVLNQIYEDETAIFCQPHHHQRGFAKYLVNTDKSGELTVTVQGDLTQQEKRAVFITVHDLGCNHNSFQEFVSSPCMTEIKERSCFIHIDVPGHADNAEPLPDSFQFPSLQTLGEDLITVLDFLHVKYVIGLGEGAGANVLARFGLAHPSRVLGLVLINATGSAASVLQSFKTKLIQWKNDDIAQSAESFLMYHKFGHQLVGDNPDKEKIVSEYQKRLHSTLNSKNVGLYVKAFMSRKDLTLKGCKIDVILITGMLSPYASMVEKLHKDVEKEKVTILKIERAGDVLADAPAKVAQSILLFCKGQGILTSVVMPGVDRGRAYSTSSGGSGDGHNGSRKLSRGVSMEDYDKPNIRRLSIINNESPKNLFAYNNQFLEXKMNELPPTKPPRGVKYGKDESGCGFLVNVIKSLGFSETTEERQQEKLKIEKEFKRSDQRLNELVSRHDQQLTQVLPLFSQVSTEVTASRERIHGVKENLGACKRLLQCRRDELKKMWTDAVQHKYVLEMLEQINELRKVPQSVVSYTTKRQYLHASKALTDALATIQGPLNGVEGLADLRVDLQSRRQQLYQRLHEELVTQLYKNSATEAFTTFQRNNSNRLNSSFTRGIGARRSTDRMEANTRVRKALVEMAQGFDLDKSEVIDDADLVDPELSMTYFISIIVECFGMLGKVPESLEVLRVQIQTQLLEVVRQTTYQLIALNSNANERDNPLLTLLEVIFKQFKAIAKTHALLLKNYLAVVQKYAVVGPQPYDLTDFWAQAQSVLQLLLTDYLDIQNASGDDAAQSAFAEPSNNINSYFLRRKVPSTKKSLFKFDKSPQVTAGVGTVKEHRRNASDVSTDDNLTTAALGGGSGSVSGSGNFVQAKQQREKVLICKADQNVITKVYLPLMNCIQEIEGFMKCKPGQPCSLHDFIDNYIKDTFLSKGHNRNLQLTIESLSKNQDAWRTIITPEEMKAMGLSRPLLQSTAMVERRLQETKTLIHELPCYSDELLKMVCALLKTYREIAQAAYRGVVQPDSEDKRIYSVAWLKDEDISRFLKTLPNWTDLKTSSQRVKHGKKLQRNSFEPSEEESPLQVQQRNVREAEMLTSNLGEGGITQQEILADISVLKELAVLQESIEWFSGRVSEFANELRKPLVNGLNVITSECTATHSAAVKDGTIKVLTNLALEFDELANTCLLVLHLEVRVQCFHYLRSKPATTSNNFMSSKDDDILEPDRQVQMLTKRLSEMDEAFSATLHPRKTRYIFEGLAHLAARILIQASNYLEHIDQVTVQRMCRNSIALQQTLSNITASREVALDQAKNFYELLCMEPDDILTNIVEKGSQFTEMQYLNALQLSCKARGITDANALASYQQRLSDILGAKPSTGIVV, encoded by the exons AAATATCTTGTTAATACGGACAAAAGTGGCGAATTGACCGTAACAGTACAG GGCGACTTGACACAACAAGAGAAACGTGCGGTCTTCATTACAGTCCACGATCTGGGTTGCAATC ACAACTCATTTCAAGAATTTGTCAGCAGTCCATGCATGACGGAAATCAAGGAGCGTTCTTGTTTCATACACATCGACGTTCCTGGACATGCTGATAATGCTGAGCCGTTACCGGATAG CTTCCAGTTTCCCTCGCTGCAAACACTGGGCGAGGATCTCATTACCGTTTTGGATTTTCTGCACGTCAAATATGTGATTGGCTTGGGCGAAGGTGCTGGTGCTAATGTATTGGCTCGCTTCGGTTTGGCACATCCATCGCGAGTGCTCGGTTTGGTGTTGATCAATGCCACCGGCAGCGCTGCCAGCGTTCTACAGTCATTCAAAACTAAG CTTATACAGTGGAAGAACGATGATATTGCACAGTCGGCTGAAAGCTTTTTAATGTATCACAAATTTGGACAT caatTGGTTGGTGATAATCCCGATAAGGAAAAGATCGTCTCCGAATATCAAAAGCGTTTGCACAGCACTTTGAATAGCAAAAATGTGGGACTCTACGTCAAAGCTTTTATGAG CCGCAAAGATCTTACATTGAAAGGCTGCAAGATTGATGTCATCTTAATCACCGGCATGTTGAGTCCCTATGCTTCTATGGTTGAGAAG TTGCACAAAGATGTGGAAAAGGAGAAGGTgactattttgaaaatagaacGCGCTGGCGATGTCTTGGCTGATGCG CCTGCCAAGGTAGCACAGTCTATTTTGCTCTTCTGCAAAGGTCAAGGCATTCTAACCTCTGTGGTAATGCCCGGCGTTGATCGCGGACGCGCTTACTCCACAAGCTCCGGTGGTTCTGGAGACGGACATAATGGTTCACGAAAACTATCACGAGGTGTCTCTATGGAAGATTACGACAAGCCAAATATACGCCGATTGAGTATTATCAACAACGAATCACCGAAGAA TTTATTTGCTTATAACAACCAATTCCTAGa ATGAAAAATGAACGAACTGCCACCAACAAAACCTCCGCGCGGAGTTAAATATGGAAAAGATGAG TCTGGTTGCGGTTTTCTCGTCAATGTCATCAAATCATTGGGCTTCAGTGAGACAACAGAGGAGCGTCAACAGGAGAAACTTAAGATTGAAAAGGAGTTCAAGCGATCCGATCAACGTCTAAATGAATTGGTATCGCGACATGATCAGCAGTTGACACAGGTTCTGCCGCTTTTCAGCCAAGTGTCTACAGAGGTCACAGCGAGTCGTGAACGCATTCATGGTGTAAAGGAAAATCTGGGTGCCTGTAAGCGCTTGTTACAATGCCGACGAGATGAGTTGAAGAAGATGTGGACAGATGCCGTGCAGCATAAATATGTGCTCGAAATGTTGGAACAAAT caaCGAATTGCGTAAAGTGCCTCAAAGTGTTGTCAGTTATACGACAAAACGGCAATATTTACATGCGAGCAAAGCGCTTACAGATGCACTGGCAACAATACAAGGACCGCTGAACGGTGTGGAAGGATTGGCCGATTTACGTGTTGACTTACAATCACGACGGCAACAACTTTATCAACGATTACATGAAGAACTTGTTAcacaattgtataaaaattccgCCACAGAGGCTTTCACTACTTTCCAACGTAATAATTCCAATCGTCTGAATTCGAGTTTTACACGTGGCATTGGAGCGCGACGCTCCACAGATCGGATGGAGGCGAATACTCGTGTACGTAAAGCTCTCGTGGAAATGGCGCAAGGTTTTGATCTTGATAAATCGGAAGTAATTGATGACGCAGATTTAGTCGACCCAGAATTGAGTAtgacttattttatttcaattattgtcGAATGTTTCGGCATGCTTGGCAAAGTGCCTGAATCATTAGAAGTATTACGCGTCCAAATACAAACTCAATTATTAGAGGTAGTACGACAAACAACGTATCAATTGATTGCACTGAATTCTAATGCAAATGAACGCGATAATCCATTATTAACATTACTGGAAGTTATATTTAAACAGTTCAAAGCAATTGCAAAGACGCATGctttactattaaaaaattatttagcagtTGTACAAAAGTATGCGGTCGTGGGACCACAGCCATACGATTTAACGGATTTTTGGGCACAGGCACAGTCTGTG CTTCAATTGCTTTTGACCGATTATTTGGATATACAAAATGCTTCCGGCGACGATGCAGCACAGTCGGCATTCGCTGAGCCGTCTaacaatataaattcatattttctgcGGCGAAAAGTTCCAAg caCCAAAAAATCACTATTCAAATTCGATAAGTCGCCGCAAGTCACTGCAGGCGTTGGGACTGTGAAGGAACATCGACGCAATGCCTCTGACGTATCTACAGATGATAATCTAACAACAGCAGCGCTCGGCGGTGGCAGTGGTAGTGTAAGTGGCAGTGGTAATTTCGTGCAAGCCAAACAACAACGAGAGAAGGTGCTAATCTGCAAAGCTGACCAGAATGTGATAACTAAAGTATATTTGCCCCTTATGAACTGCATACAAGAGATCGAGGGCTTTATGAAATGCAAGCCAGG GCAACCCTGTAGTTTACACGATTTCATCGACAATTATATCAAGGATACGTTCCTATCGAAGGGCCACAATCGTAATCTACAATTAACCATCGAATCACTATCGAAAAATCAGGATGCATGGCGTACGATTATAACGCCTGAAGAGATGAAAGCAATGGGTTTGTCCCGTCCTCTCCTACAATCCACAGCCATGGTGGAGCGTCGTCTGCAAGAGACCAAAACGCTTATACACGAGTTGCCATGCTATTCAGATGAGTTACTGAAAATGGTATGCGCGTTGTTAAAAACATACCGTGAGATAGCACAGGCGGCTTATCGCGGTGTGGTTCAACCCGATTCGGAGGACAAACGCATATATAGTGTGGCATGGTTAAAAGATGAGGATATAAGTCGGTTTTTAAA aaCACTCCCCAATTGGACCGATTTGAAAACATCCAGTCAGCGTGTGAAACATGGCAAGAAGCTGCAACGCAACTCTTTCGAACCGTCGGAGGAGGAAAGTCCACTGCAAGTGCAGCAACGCAATGTACGTGAAGCTGAAATGTTAACCAGCAATTTGGGCGAAGGTGGTATTACACAACAGGAAATACTAGCGGATATTAGTGTGTTAAAAGAATTGGCTGTCCTACAGGAGAGCATAGAGTGGTTCTCTGGACGTGTGTCGGAGTTTGCCAATGAGTTACGTAAACCGTTAGTGAATGGCCTTAATGTCATAACGTCAGAGTGCACGGCTACACACTCGGCCGCAGTGAAAGATGGCACTATCAAAGTATTGACTAATTTAGCTCTCGAGTTTGATGAACTGGCCAATACGTGTTTGCTGGTGCTGCACTTGGAG GTGCGTGTACAATGCTTCCACTATTTGCGCTCGAAACCTGCTACTACATCGAACAATTTTATGAGCTCTAAAGATGATGACATACTCGAACCCGATCGGCAAGTGCAAATGCTAACTAAACGTTTATCGGAAATGGATGAGGCGTTTAGCGCAACATTGCATCCGCGCAAAACAAGG TATATATTTGAAGGGTTGGCGCATTTAGCCGCTCGCATACTCATACAAGCCTCAAACTATCTGGAGCACATCGATCAAGTGACAGTGCAACGCATGTGTCGCAATTCCATAGCTTTGCAACAAACGCTAAGCAATATAACAGCTTCACGTGAGGTGGCGCTAGATCAAGCAAAGAACTTTTATGAGTTACTGTGCATGGAACCAGAT GATATTTTGACCAATATTGTGGAGAAAGGCTCTCAGTTTACTGAAATGCAATACCTCAATGCTCTACAGTTATCTTGTAAGGCGAGGGGTATTACAGATGCTAACGCTCTGGCGTCGTATCAGCAAAGGTTATCGGACATTTTGGGAGCAAAACCCTCCACGGGCATTGTTGTTTAG